In a single window of the Renibacterium salmoninarum ATCC 33209 genome:
- a CDS encoding FAD-dependent oxidoreductase, which translates to MSSHTELFQRSTAERPLRVAVIGSGPAGVYAADILTKSDLVKNGELEVSIDLFDRYPAPFGLIRYGVAPDHPRIKGIIQALHKVLDRGDICFFGNVEYGTDLTLADLRKHYDAVIFATGAIDDAALNIPGIDLEGSFGGADFVSWYDGHPDVSRDWPLDAQEIAVLGNGNVALDVARVLSKHADDLLVTEIPENVYAELKKSPVTDVHVFGRRGPAQIKFTPLELRELSHSKDVDIILYPEDFEFDAASDEAVKSNNQVKTMVNTLTNWSAEQPEEGSQPEDSTASRRLHLHFLHNPVEILGVDGQVSGIRFERTELDGTGNARGTGEFLEYPVQAVYRSIGYFGSALPEVEFDAQRGVVTNVGGRVLGVDGEHVPGLYATGWIKRGPVGLIGHTKGDALETITFLLEDLDSLPAAEAPAAAAIVELLDARGVEFTSWEGWHALDAHEKLLGEGFDAAALGLELSRERVKVVAREEMVNISRAINAKV; encoded by the coding sequence TTGTCTAGCCACACCGAACTGTTTCAACGGAGCACCGCTGAGCGTCCACTACGGGTTGCCGTGATTGGTTCCGGCCCCGCAGGTGTTTATGCAGCGGATATTTTGACCAAATCTGATCTGGTCAAAAATGGCGAGCTGGAGGTCAGTATTGATTTGTTTGATCGTTATCCGGCGCCGTTTGGTTTGATTCGGTATGGGGTTGCGCCGGATCATCCGCGGATTAAGGGCATTATTCAGGCTTTGCATAAGGTGCTGGACCGTGGTGATATCTGTTTCTTTGGGAATGTTGAGTACGGTACTGACCTGACGTTGGCGGATTTGCGGAAGCATTATGATGCGGTGATTTTTGCGACTGGTGCGATTGATGATGCGGCGCTGAATATCCCTGGTATTGATCTTGAGGGTTCTTTTGGTGGGGCAGATTTTGTCTCTTGGTATGACGGTCATCCTGATGTGTCGCGTGATTGGCCTTTGGATGCGCAGGAAATCGCGGTTCTGGGTAATGGGAATGTGGCGTTGGATGTTGCCCGAGTGCTCTCTAAGCATGCTGATGATTTGTTGGTGACCGAGATCCCGGAGAATGTTTATGCGGAGTTGAAGAAGTCTCCGGTGACGGATGTGCATGTTTTTGGTCGTCGGGGGCCTGCGCAGATTAAGTTCACGCCGTTGGAGTTGCGTGAGTTGTCACATTCGAAGGATGTGGACATTATTTTGTATCCGGAGGATTTTGAGTTTGATGCGGCTTCTGATGAGGCGGTGAAGTCGAATAATCAGGTCAAGACGATGGTGAATACGTTGACGAACTGGTCGGCCGAACAGCCTGAAGAAGGTAGCCAGCCTGAGGATTCGACGGCGTCGCGTCGTTTGCATTTGCATTTTTTGCATAATCCGGTGGAGATTCTGGGTGTAGATGGTCAAGTTAGTGGGATTAGGTTTGAACGTACTGAGCTTGATGGCACTGGTAACGCTCGTGGTACGGGGGAGTTTTTGGAGTATCCGGTGCAGGCTGTTTATCGGTCGATTGGTTATTTTGGTTCGGCGTTGCCTGAGGTGGAGTTCGACGCGCAGCGTGGTGTGGTCACTAATGTTGGTGGTCGGGTTCTGGGTGTTGATGGTGAGCATGTTCCGGGGTTGTATGCGACGGGTTGGATTAAGCGTGGTCCGGTCGGTTTGATCGGCCACACTAAAGGCGACGCCCTGGAAACCATTACATTCCTGCTTGAGGATTTGGATTCACTACCAGCCGCTGAGGCACCTGCTGCGGCGGCGATTGTCGAATTGTTGGATGCGCGCGGCGTCGAATTCACCAGCTGGGAAGGCTGGCACGCGCTCGACGCGCATGAAAAGTTGCTGGGCGAAGGCTTTGATGCGGCAGCCCTGGGCTTGGAGCTGAGCCGAGAGCGGGTCAAAGTTGTAGCCCGCGAAGAGATGGTGAACATTTCCCGAGCAATTAACGCCAAGGTCTAA
- a CDS encoding sirohydrochlorin chelatase — protein sequence MTQPILVACSHGTDNLDGQAEITLLRSQIAALRPGLGVREAYVDVQQPALPDVVAGLPAGSSAVIVPLLLSVGYHVQVDIAKAVAARELTVAAAPLGPDPRLAQLLKDRLGELGPDWGVVLAAAGSSRAEAAAAVEVMVAQLAQLVPNSVLAGYGAGAEPLVPAAVDIMRRKKANVTISSYLLAPGFFHDRLAQAGADTVTPALLPSRVIAQIALDRYDAALRSLAP from the coding sequence ATGACTCAGCCGATCCTCGTTGCGTGCTCGCACGGCACAGACAATCTTGACGGCCAGGCGGAGATTACTTTATTGCGCTCGCAAATTGCGGCATTACGGCCTGGTTTAGGGGTGCGCGAGGCGTACGTCGACGTGCAGCAACCAGCTTTGCCTGATGTTGTGGCCGGGTTGCCCGCCGGGTCATCTGCCGTCATTGTTCCGCTTTTGCTCTCCGTGGGGTATCACGTGCAGGTAGATATTGCCAAGGCGGTGGCTGCTCGTGAGTTAACGGTGGCAGCGGCGCCGTTGGGCCCCGATCCACGTCTGGCCCAGCTGCTGAAAGATCGTCTGGGGGAGTTGGGTCCCGACTGGGGTGTGGTGCTGGCAGCGGCAGGATCGTCCCGGGCCGAGGCTGCGGCCGCCGTCGAAGTGATGGTGGCGCAACTTGCGCAGCTGGTACCAAATTCCGTTTTGGCTGGATATGGTGCGGGAGCCGAGCCTCTGGTACCGGCCGCCGTCGACATTATGCGGCGGAAGAAAGCTAACGTGACGATCTCCTCGTATCTGTTGGCGCCAGGATTTTTTCATGACCGGCTGGCGCAGGCTGGCGCTGACACGGTTACACCTGCCCTTCTGCCAAGTCGGGTGATCGCGCAGATCGCTTTGGATCGCTATGACGCTGCGTTGCGCAGCTTGGCACCGTAA
- a CDS encoding nitrite/sulfite reductase, whose product MTQTAADPSARTSRPARPAAKPHGQWKVDGTEPLNANETWKQEDGGLNVRERIEQVYSKKGFDSIDGTDLHGRFRWYGLYTQRKPGIDGGKTATLEPYELEDKYFMLRVRIDGGALTTKQLRVIAQISVDFARGSADLTDRQNIQLHWIRVEDIPEIWRRLEANGLSTTEACGDVPRVILGSPVAGIAKDEIIDPTPLINELAERFIGDPELANLPRKFKTAITGHPSQDVVHEINDFALVGVVHPTLGIGYDLWVGGGLSTSARLAERLGVFVSPEAAAEVWLGVTSIFRDYGYRRMRTKARLKFLMNDWGPEKFRSVLETEYLGYALPDGPTSPKPTSPGDHVGVHEQKDGRFYIGVAPTVGRVSGDKLLALAALIEEHGSARLRTTPHQKLVILDVPGDRVDSLVTGLEPLGLTAKPSIFRRSTIACTGIEYCKLAIVETKVTAAAAIAELEKRLSDLVDAGDLVDPIALHINGCPNSCARIQTADIGLKGMMLPTPGGDPTPGFQVHLGGGLASSNREEAGLGRTIRGLKVTVEDLPDYVERVVRTFVASRAENETFAEWAHRSDEEVLK is encoded by the coding sequence ATGACTCAGACCGCTGCTGACCCTTCGGCCAGGACATCGAGGCCAGCGCGCCCTGCTGCGAAGCCGCACGGGCAGTGGAAAGTTGACGGCACCGAGCCGCTGAATGCGAATGAAACCTGGAAACAGGAAGACGGTGGACTCAACGTCCGCGAGCGAATTGAGCAGGTCTATTCGAAGAAAGGTTTTGACTCGATCGATGGCACCGATCTACACGGCAGATTCCGTTGGTACGGCCTGTACACGCAGCGCAAACCAGGGATCGACGGCGGCAAGACCGCAACCCTTGAACCGTACGAGCTTGAAGATAAGTACTTCATGCTTCGAGTTCGGATTGATGGCGGCGCGCTTACTACCAAGCAGTTGCGCGTTATTGCGCAGATTTCGGTAGATTTCGCCCGTGGTTCGGCAGACCTGACTGACCGACAGAACATTCAATTGCATTGGATCCGGGTTGAAGACATCCCGGAAATCTGGCGGCGTTTAGAAGCTAACGGGCTATCTACCACCGAAGCGTGTGGCGATGTGCCGCGCGTCATTCTTGGCTCGCCGGTTGCTGGTATTGCCAAAGATGAGATTATCGATCCCACTCCGTTGATCAACGAGCTAGCCGAGCGGTTCATTGGCGATCCGGAGCTGGCGAACTTGCCGCGGAAGTTCAAAACCGCAATTACGGGGCACCCTTCGCAGGACGTGGTGCACGAGATCAATGACTTCGCTCTAGTCGGCGTCGTGCACCCTACCCTGGGCATCGGGTACGACCTTTGGGTCGGTGGTGGCTTGTCTACCAGCGCGCGGCTGGCTGAGCGGCTTGGTGTTTTTGTCTCGCCTGAAGCAGCTGCCGAAGTGTGGCTTGGTGTGACCAGTATTTTCCGTGACTATGGTTACCGGCGGATGCGGACGAAGGCGCGCTTGAAGTTCCTCATGAACGATTGGGGCCCGGAGAAGTTTCGGTCCGTTTTGGAAACTGAGTACCTCGGTTATGCCTTGCCTGATGGCCCGACGTCGCCCAAACCGACGTCGCCCGGTGACCATGTGGGTGTGCACGAACAAAAGGACGGCCGCTTCTACATTGGCGTAGCCCCCACCGTCGGTCGGGTATCTGGCGATAAATTACTGGCGTTGGCTGCCCTTATCGAGGAGCACGGCTCCGCGCGGCTGCGGACCACTCCGCACCAGAAACTAGTGATTTTGGACGTTCCCGGTGACCGCGTTGATTCGCTGGTTACCGGTTTAGAGCCGCTCGGGCTGACCGCCAAGCCGTCGATTTTCCGTCGCAGCACCATCGCCTGCACCGGAATTGAGTACTGCAAATTGGCGATTGTGGAGACCAAAGTGACCGCCGCGGCGGCGATTGCCGAGTTGGAAAAGCGATTGTCCGATCTGGTTGATGCTGGCGATTTGGTTGATCCCATCGCGCTGCACATCAACGGTTGCCCGAATTCCTGTGCCCGGATTCAGACCGCAGATATTGGCTTGAAGGGCATGATGTTGCCGACGCCCGGTGGCGATCCGACTCCCGGATTCCAGGTGCATCTTGGCGGCGGATTGGCGTCGTCGAACCGAGAAGAAGCCGGTTTGGGCCGGACGATTCGGGGCCTAAAAGTCACCGTTGAGGATCTACCTGACTATGTGGAACGCGTGGTGCGGACTTTTGTTGCCTCGCGTGCTGAGAACGAAACGTTTGCCGAATGGGCACATCGATCGGACGAAGAGGTGTTGAAGTGA
- a CDS encoding ABC transporter substrate-binding protein yields the protein MSDNNEEIQNTKIVAGQKAPKKPKAKKRRTVEVSVAIGIAAVIVAGAATATIAANSNNKPAETAQTADDLKELKLGYFGNVTHALPVVGVQQGFYSKELGKNELQTQIFNAGPAAVEALNAGAIDAAYLGPNPAINSYVKSKGASISIVAGAVSGGAQLVTKPNINSAQDLKGKALATPQLGGTQDVALRNWLANNGLKVATNGGNDVTINPTDNAQTLKLFQDGKLDGAWLPEPWASRLVLDAGAKVLVDEKDLWKDGEFPTTILIVNKSFLKDHPNAVKALLTAQLNTQDWLANNKDQAVKAVNDGIKQAAGATLADAVLKRSLDNLTFTADPIAASYPELLANGVKAGVTQDADIKGIFDLRLLNQILKDRNKPTISAGDLGQS from the coding sequence ATGTCAGATAACAACGAAGAAATCCAAAACACTAAAATTGTGGCTGGACAAAAAGCGCCGAAAAAGCCCAAAGCTAAGAAGCGCCGGACGGTCGAAGTCTCGGTGGCTATCGGCATCGCCGCCGTCATTGTCGCCGGCGCCGCAACGGCAACTATCGCGGCCAATTCAAACAACAAGCCGGCCGAGACCGCCCAAACAGCTGACGATCTCAAAGAGCTGAAACTTGGCTACTTTGGCAATGTCACACACGCTTTGCCGGTTGTTGGCGTTCAGCAAGGTTTTTACTCCAAGGAGCTTGGCAAAAATGAGCTCCAAACCCAGATCTTCAACGCAGGTCCTGCCGCCGTTGAAGCGCTCAACGCCGGTGCGATTGACGCCGCCTATCTTGGCCCGAACCCGGCTATCAACTCTTATGTGAAGTCCAAAGGCGCCTCCATCAGTATCGTCGCTGGCGCCGTTTCCGGTGGCGCTCAGCTGGTGACCAAACCCAACATCAACAGCGCGCAAGACCTCAAGGGCAAGGCCTTAGCTACTCCGCAACTCGGCGGCACGCAAGACGTCGCGTTGCGCAATTGGCTCGCGAACAACGGCCTGAAGGTCGCCACCAACGGCGGCAACGACGTCACGATCAACCCCACGGACAACGCGCAAACTTTGAAACTTTTCCAAGATGGAAAACTCGACGGCGCCTGGCTCCCCGAACCCTGGGCCTCCCGGCTGGTCCTGGACGCCGGGGCAAAAGTCTTGGTAGACGAGAAAGATCTCTGGAAAGACGGCGAGTTTCCCACCACGATTCTGATCGTGAATAAATCCTTCCTCAAAGACCACCCCAACGCGGTCAAGGCCTTACTCACTGCGCAGCTCAATACCCAGGACTGGCTCGCTAATAACAAAGACCAGGCCGTCAAAGCTGTCAATGACGGGATCAAACAAGCTGCGGGAGCAACGCTTGCCGACGCCGTCCTCAAGCGGTCGTTGGATAATCTCACCTTTACCGCAGACCCAATCGCGGCCAGCTACCCCGAGCTCCTCGCGAACGGCGTCAAAGCGGGCGTTACCCAGGACGCCGACATCAAGGGAATCTTTGATTTGCGGCTGCTCAATCAAATTCTGAAGGACCGTAATAAGCCAACTATCAGCGCTGGCGATCTAGGTCAGAGCTAA
- a CDS encoding LysR family transcriptional regulator gives MNLEQLQSFVAVSQIGPFTRAAEQLHLAQPSLSRQIATLEHDLGAELFHRARGHIRLTDAGEKLLPLARRMLAECWPT, from the coding sequence GTGAATCTGGAACAGCTCCAAAGTTTCGTCGCAGTCTCGCAAATCGGGCCTTTCACCCGTGCCGCAGAGCAGTTGCATCTCGCCCAACCTTCATTGAGCAGACAAATCGCCACGCTCGAACATGATCTTGGCGCGGAACTGTTCCACCGCGCCCGCGGCCACATTCGGCTCACTGACGCCGGCGAGAAATTGTTACCGTTGGCCCGCCGAATGCTGGCCGAATGCTGGCCGACGTGA
- a CDS encoding DUF6318 family protein, whose protein sequence is MYKPADAKGPAQNVPKPEKPALADEFSEKGLDAFTRYWYAAYNYAVETGDIAVVTQITQSSCSYCNKVLGNIDAQYKAKRWSVGDQILVARAQIANLGFKPASNGAYQMMLQLNLPDATSYKSDGTVGETRAASVANGAIFNAAYQDSKWFVYDIGKIG, encoded by the coding sequence GTGTACAAGCCTGCAGATGCGAAAGGTCCGGCGCAAAACGTGCCGAAGCCCGAGAAACCCGCACTGGCGGATGAGTTTTCCGAGAAGGGGCTGGACGCGTTTACCCGGTATTGGTACGCGGCCTATAACTACGCAGTTGAAACTGGGGACATCGCAGTTGTCACCCAAATCACCCAAAGTTCTTGCTCTTATTGCAACAAAGTGCTCGGCAATATAGATGCACAATACAAGGCCAAACGTTGGTCAGTCGGTGATCAGATTCTGGTCGCCCGCGCCCAGATTGCCAATCTCGGGTTCAAACCCGCCTCAAATGGTGCCTATCAAATGATGTTGCAATTAAACCTACCTGACGCAACTTCGTACAAATCAGACGGGACCGTTGGCGAGACCAGGGCAGCGTCAGTTGCCAATGGTGCGATCTTCAACGCGGCCTATCAAGACAGCAAGTGGTTCGTATACGACATCGGTAAGATCGGCTAA
- a CDS encoding sulfate transport ATP-binding protein yields the protein MDEPFAALDAITRDLLHDELARIWQHTGRTIVFVTHNVGEAVRLGQRVLLLSSRPGKVIREWRVDEAQKQPEQAALLANEMSAALRQEISRHV from the coding sequence ATGGATGAGCCATTCGCCGCCCTGGACGCCATTACAAGAGATCTGCTCCATGATGAACTTGCTCGAATTTGGCAGCACACTGGCCGGACGATTGTTTTTGTCACCCACAATGTCGGCGAAGCAGTCAGATTGGGCCAACGCGTGCTGTTGCTCTCCTCGCGACCAGGCAAGGTCATCCGGGAATGGCGAGTCGATGAAGCGCAAAAGCAACCCGAACAGGCGGCGTTGCTTGCCAATGAAATGAGCGCCGCGCTGCGTCAAGAAATTAGTCGACATGTCTAG
- a CDS encoding PucR family transcriptional regulator encodes MAITLTDLLDDSRLALRTMGSSASTVRTPIEWVAVTEVENPQPFLTGAELVLTTGARLATADAQRIFVRQVKRAGAVGIGFGIGFGHDAVPQPLVSEANRWSIPIIEVPYQTPFIAIGKLVADALSAEHVAELQKLLAGHQSLAQSLLTANQTAGSGLASLLATLRTMVGADVVLEQFHAQLYSSIPHAEPEDDGWLPVPVPTGKRDACTLWLRKPFRDAGIVDYAKSLISLELANQWQRRNDGRYVAGQVIQDVLRSALPAADISARLRGIHIDPSVKNVILLIQVTEKKFALLSGIALPPALEAGVTAVVEQEFLVVLPAAVGDPAALATRLSRYLHGAGIPASVGVGGAYARANGLRWSYFEAREAASRGLEVNEPERLSLTSLLLASEDVPIVDMATETLGPLLEFDELHGAELMNTLETYLQLNGSLAAVAEELSLHRNTVRYRLGQITELTGFDPSLTADRVQLWLALSVRKLH; translated from the coding sequence ATGGCGATCACGCTTACTGACTTACTTGACGACTCGCGTCTTGCCCTGCGGACCATGGGCTCTTCGGCAAGCACGGTGCGCACACCAATCGAATGGGTTGCGGTGACCGAAGTCGAAAATCCGCAGCCGTTCCTCACCGGAGCTGAATTGGTCTTGACCACAGGGGCAAGGCTGGCAACAGCTGATGCGCAGCGAATCTTTGTCCGCCAGGTCAAACGGGCTGGCGCGGTAGGCATCGGCTTCGGTATTGGCTTTGGTCATGATGCCGTGCCACAACCGCTGGTTTCAGAGGCTAACCGGTGGAGCATCCCGATTATCGAAGTCCCGTACCAGACGCCATTCATCGCCATTGGTAAGTTGGTCGCAGATGCTTTGAGCGCCGAGCACGTCGCTGAGTTGCAAAAACTACTGGCTGGCCATCAATCATTGGCACAGTCGTTGTTGACGGCGAATCAAACTGCCGGTTCCGGTTTGGCCAGCCTCTTGGCAACTTTGCGCACCATGGTTGGCGCCGACGTCGTGCTGGAGCAATTCCACGCTCAGCTTTACAGTTCAATCCCGCACGCGGAGCCTGAAGACGACGGCTGGCTGCCGGTCCCGGTGCCCACCGGTAAGCGTGACGCGTGCACATTGTGGTTACGCAAACCGTTTCGAGATGCGGGCATTGTTGATTACGCAAAAAGCCTCATCAGCTTGGAACTTGCGAATCAGTGGCAGCGCCGTAACGACGGACGGTATGTAGCTGGACAAGTTATCCAAGACGTGCTGAGATCAGCCCTTCCAGCGGCCGATATTTCCGCGAGATTACGCGGAATTCACATTGACCCCTCGGTAAAAAACGTCATCCTTTTGATTCAAGTAACGGAAAAGAAATTCGCCTTATTGAGCGGCATCGCACTGCCTCCGGCGTTAGAAGCTGGCGTTACCGCCGTCGTCGAGCAGGAGTTTTTGGTCGTATTGCCCGCCGCAGTTGGAGACCCCGCTGCTTTGGCGACTCGGCTGTCACGGTATTTGCACGGTGCTGGGATTCCGGCGTCGGTTGGTGTCGGTGGCGCCTACGCGCGAGCAAATGGGTTGCGCTGGAGCTATTTCGAAGCGCGGGAGGCTGCCAGTCGCGGGCTTGAGGTCAATGAACCCGAGCGACTTTCACTGACTTCGTTGCTATTAGCCAGCGAAGATGTACCCATCGTGGATATGGCCACCGAGACGCTCGGGCCGCTGCTGGAGTTCGATGAGTTGCACGGTGCGGAGCTCATGAACACCCTGGAAACCTACCTTCAGCTCAACGGTTCCTTGGCCGCCGTCGCCGAAGAGTTGTCGCTGCATCGGAACACGGTGCGCTACCGGCTGGGCCAAATCACTGAGCTGACCGGATTTGACCCTTCGCTAACTGCGGATCGAGTACAGCTATGGCTAGCGCTCTCAGTCCGAAAGCTCCACTAA
- a CDS encoding CocE/NonD family hydrolase, whose product MPSVVHMSPYNGGFNTEYFLHDMKQKAWDPSQPVPVGTIGTVKDTGSPSNNRSNSAFYTDRGFAYISVDALGTNESTGCPTMLDGNEAASTKAVVDWLAGRTVGRDTTGNESRSNAWSSGKVGMTGVSYDGTLPILASTTGVPGLEAVVPVSALTNFYDYYRVGGTVVEPEGYPGEDLDNYVSALLSTKKLQGSCHYLADDFAKKEDRATAQYSDFWAERDFFKNVDKVKTPTLLAAGLADWNVRLDQSTEWYQALKERNVPVKLVLHQYAHQTPPSSGDFNWRSLINKWFSHYLFGVDNGVEKNSEVSIQDQNKDTWKYVSSWPLPGSSVTDLNLRPGTADKPGLVAFNPAALPGAPVAGSDPIQTLTDDGKTSHQDLSANQSDGRLLYSSNPAKEDITLSGFASAKLNLSFSTLAPNLSLQLIDRGTDGKAKVVTRAWQDPQNRESLTSSTAVTPGTFYAMELPFISTQYVLAKDHKLELMVYSTDVDGKNCATLCGKAGTKISIDLSKSSISVPFVGGKVQAFKAFGSEVPPLPVVTPPVVVPPVVVPPVVVPPVDKPTTPTAPATVPVAGQTGNTVSAPATARPGQTINVTVSAAGIGQKLDTWLFSDPYFLGSNTPAADGSYQVTIPAEVPVGQHTIGVYLQDGMLFGSTTLTIGTDTGQVLANTGVDGAPNILLAGGAALAVGILIPVLRAAAETSALIRKHL is encoded by the coding sequence GTGCCTTCTGTGGTGCATATGAGCCCCTACAACGGCGGATTTAACACAGAATATTTTTTGCATGACATGAAGCAAAAGGCCTGGGACCCCAGTCAACCCGTACCTGTAGGCACGATCGGCACGGTAAAAGACACCGGCAGCCCGTCAAATAATAGATCGAACAGCGCCTTCTATACCGACCGAGGCTTTGCTTACATCTCGGTCGACGCTTTGGGCACCAATGAATCCACGGGCTGCCCGACGATGCTTGATGGCAATGAAGCGGCCTCCACTAAGGCTGTAGTTGATTGGCTCGCCGGCCGCACCGTGGGCCGTGATACCACCGGCAATGAATCCCGCAGCAACGCCTGGTCAAGCGGGAAAGTTGGCATGACCGGCGTTTCTTATGACGGCACGCTGCCGATTCTGGCCTCCACCACCGGTGTACCCGGTTTGGAAGCGGTGGTACCAGTCTCCGCACTCACCAATTTCTACGACTACTACCGTGTAGGTGGCACCGTCGTTGAGCCTGAGGGGTATCCGGGCGAGGATCTAGACAACTACGTTTCCGCGCTGTTGAGCACCAAGAAGCTACAAGGCTCCTGTCATTACCTGGCTGACGACTTCGCGAAAAAAGAAGACCGAGCCACCGCACAATACAGCGATTTCTGGGCGGAGCGCGACTTCTTCAAAAACGTTGACAAGGTCAAAACGCCTACCCTATTGGCAGCTGGTTTGGCTGACTGGAATGTGCGCTTGGATCAATCCACCGAGTGGTATCAAGCCCTGAAAGAACGCAACGTACCGGTGAAACTGGTGCTCCATCAGTATGCGCACCAAACTCCGCCGAGCTCGGGAGATTTCAACTGGCGATCATTGATCAACAAGTGGTTCTCACATTATCTTTTCGGCGTCGATAATGGGGTTGAGAAAAACTCAGAGGTAAGCATCCAGGATCAGAACAAAGACACCTGGAAGTATGTGTCATCCTGGCCACTCCCAGGAAGCAGCGTTACCGATTTGAACCTTCGTCCGGGTACCGCGGATAAACCTGGTTTGGTAGCCTTCAACCCCGCAGCGCTGCCTGGCGCCCCGGTCGCAGGTTCAGATCCGATTCAGACCCTCACTGACGACGGCAAGACCTCACATCAAGATCTATCCGCTAATCAGTCAGATGGACGTTTGCTTTATAGCTCGAACCCCGCCAAAGAAGACATCACACTCAGCGGCTTCGCCTCAGCCAAACTCAATCTGAGTTTCAGTACGCTGGCACCGAATTTGTCGCTGCAATTAATTGATCGTGGCACGGACGGCAAAGCGAAGGTAGTGACGAGGGCGTGGCAGGATCCGCAGAATCGGGAATCGTTGACCAGTTCCACGGCCGTTACACCGGGGACCTTCTACGCCATGGAGCTGCCGTTCATCTCAACTCAGTATGTGCTTGCGAAGGATCACAAACTGGAGCTGATGGTCTACTCAACCGATGTTGATGGCAAGAATTGCGCCACCTTGTGTGGGAAGGCTGGGACGAAGATCTCGATCGACCTCAGCAAGAGCAGCATTTCGGTGCCATTTGTTGGCGGTAAAGTTCAAGCATTCAAGGCCTTTGGCTCCGAGGTACCGCCGCTCCCGGTCGTCACCCCGCCGGTCGTGGTGCCGCCGGTCGTGGTGCCGCCGGTCGTGGTGCCGCCGGTAGACAAGCCGACGACGCCGACCGCCCCGGCAACTGTGCCGGTCGCAGGCCAAACTGGCAATACCGTCAGCGCACCCGCGACTGCACGCCCCGGACAGACTATTAATGTCACGGTGTCTGCTGCAGGGATTGGCCAAAAGCTCGACACCTGGTTGTTTAGCGATCCGTACTTCTTAGGCAGCAATACGCCGGCTGCGGACGGAAGTTACCAGGTAACAATCCCGGCTGAGGTTCCTGTTGGCCAGCACACCATCGGTGTTTATCTGCAGGACGGGATGCTATTTGGTTCTACCACCCTGACCATCGGCACGGATACTGGTCAGGTCCTGGCCAACACCGGCGTCGATGGCGCTCCGAACATCCTGTTGGCTGGCGGAGCGGCCTTGGCGGTAGGCATCCTCATTCCTGTTCTTCGGGCTGCAGCGGAGACGTCAGCACTAATTCGCAAGCACCTCTGA
- a CDS encoding LysR family transcriptional regulator substrate-binding protein, with the protein MAELSGLQRGRVRLGATPTLCISLVAEVLSAFRNAHPGIELHIMERGSRSLIQELSDGALDLAIITATDGLREAGTSLARTPLLAEELVLVSSAANPPVSAQQEISLTEVAKMPLVTFHESYDLRITTDAAFRVAGVEPNSAVEGAEMDAVLRFVERGIGVAVVPAMVLLDRPTLRSVRLHKPQLTRTISLAHRVDVNPTPAAQAMQNMITAVADALSTGETPLARLVTRA; encoded by the coding sequence ATGGCCGAGCTTTCTGGCTTACAACGGGGTCGTGTGCGGCTCGGTGCCACTCCTACACTGTGCATTAGCTTGGTCGCCGAGGTGCTCAGCGCTTTCCGCAACGCGCATCCGGGGATTGAGCTACACATTATGGAGCGAGGATCGCGAAGTTTGATCCAAGAATTGAGCGACGGCGCCTTAGACCTGGCTATCATTACCGCCACGGACGGGCTGCGGGAAGCTGGCACAAGTTTGGCTCGCACCCCACTGCTGGCTGAAGAACTCGTGCTGGTCTCTTCGGCGGCGAATCCACCCGTCTCAGCTCAACAGGAAATCTCGTTGACAGAAGTGGCGAAAATGCCGCTGGTCACCTTTCACGAAAGCTACGATCTGCGCATCACCACCGACGCCGCCTTCCGGGTCGCCGGAGTTGAACCGAACAGTGCCGTTGAAGGTGCGGAGATGGACGCGGTACTCAGGTTCGTCGAGCGCGGCATCGGCGTCGCCGTCGTTCCGGCTATGGTGCTGCTGGACCGGCCAACATTGAGGTCAGTCCGCCTACACAAACCTCAATTGACTCGCACCATCAGCTTGGCGCATCGAGTTGATGTAAACCCAACACCGGCGGCACAAGCGATGCAAAACATGATCACCGCCGTCGCCGATGCGCTGAGCACCGGCGAAACCCCGCTTGCGCGCCTGGTGACCAGGGCCTAA